A segment of the Malaciobacter mytili LMG 24559 genome:
TATTTTATCTATTTCTATTTCAATAGCTTTTTTTCTTTCTAATAAATCATTTTCAAATGCTAATACATCACCTACTTTTCCACTTATTTGTGATAAATCAGATATCTTACCTTTCAACATATTTAATAAGCTTCTTGCAATTTGAATAGAATTTTGTTCAGCTAAAATATTTTTTAAATATGCTGATAAATATGTCTCTTTATTTGAAACTTTTTCAATCTTTGTAATTATCTCAACATATCTTGTAGCATTTGGAACAACTAGTGGAATTGTTGTTGAAAATGAATTCGATTCTATTGTTGTACTTTTTAAATCATCATATATTGTTTTATATGTTGGCTCTATATTTGTTTTTTTTCTAACTAGAGTTCTAATTGATTTAAGTGATTCATTATATGCCCCACTCCATGTTAGTTTTAAAGATTCTTTTGTACTTGTTGTTGTATCTGATACAATACCTGAACCAACGTGTCTATCATCACTCTCTGCAAAATCATAGTAATACACTGTGTTATCATCTATATAACAATATCCATCTCCACAATTTGATGTATTTGTTTGTTTTTTAATACCATATATTAAAGCATTTGCAGCATTTTCTGCACTTGAAATTACCGCAGGTATTTTTTTGAATTTTTGAGGTGTTTGTTCTTTCATATCCCCACTAGCAGTTTTTTTAAGTGAGTCTTTAATTAACTTAGTACTTATTTTGTATGAACCTTTTTCATAGCCTTTTTTACCTTCAAATGCTTCTGTTCCTGCAAGTACATTTGATTTATAACTATCAATGTCAACTGCTAAATCTCCAAAAAAAACTCTAGTAATTTTAATTAAATTTTTAAATTCAGCTAAATCAGTTCCCGTTGCAACTGTTGTTGAATCTATTTTTCCATTGTCAAGCAGATTACTTAATTTATCTATAAATAGTTTATTCTCTGATTTATCAGGAATTGGAATATTTGTATTAATAAATCTTGCTGCTGTAATATTTGTACTGTTTTTTGGTGGATTAGGTTTTGTAGAACCTAGCTTTTCCATACACTTTGCAGCAGGTGAAATTTCTCCATTTGGTCCTGGTGCTGTGCTTAAATTAGAACAATTTGTAAATTTGTCTATTTCTTTGAAAACCCCATCTAATCCAGTCATTCCACTTTGAAGTGTATCACTAATTGGATTATCATTAATTGCATTATTTACAGTTTGCATAGCTTTATTACCTGAGATTGTTGATGTGGCAAGCATAGTTCCTATATTACAAGCATTTTGTAACATTCTTTGTATAGTTGCTGCCCAACTTCTTATTTTATTAAAAACATCAAATAATGCAGGTACCGCATATTGTAGTGCAATCATAGCACCCCAAGCTAATGATGCTCCTGCATCTTTTATTTGATCTTTTATTTCATTTAATCCAAGTAAACCAACAAAGCCCCCTTTTAATGAAACTCCATTACATCCTACTTTAAATGAAGGTGTTTCATAAGTAATTAATGGTTGAAATTTATTAGAGCCATTAAATGTAAACTCGTAACTTCCTCCATAATGATATTTAGTCCCCGTTGAAGGAGATTCCCATGTTCCTGAACTTGAACGATAATCAGTTATCATATCTTTTAAATCAGTTGCAAATACATTTGCAACTAAACATAAGACAATGAAAAATGAAATTATTTTATTTTTCATTTTAATGCTCCTAACCCACAAGTAGTACATTCCGTACTCTTTTTAATGTTGTTTTTTATTCCCATACTATTATCACAAGCATTTTTTATTGTAGGTTCTACATTTGGATTATTGCAAGCTGTATTTAAATATTTTTTTGCCTCTTCATAATTACCTGCAATATTTAATAAATTTGCAATACTAAAATCCAATGAAGATACATTTGTAATTTGTGATATTGGATAAGTTAAATCTAATGCTTTATGAACATATGGCATATTTGTAAATTTATAATCCAATACTATTCCATTATAAGTTACCGCTAATACTATTTTACTATTTGGATCAGTATTCTTACCTTTTAGTCCTTTCTCTAATAGCAATAGAGCATTATCTAAATCACCAATCATTATATAATCTTCAATTAATGCTAATGATGCTAATCCATAACCCAAATTTAATGCTTTGTTTAAATAGATTTTTGCTTTTTCTTTATCAGCTTTTTTAAATGGAAAATCCTCTAAATACAATGCACCTAATGAAAAATATTTAGATTGATCACCTTGCGTTATTGCTTTTTTTAATAATGATTCAAGCTCCATGTAATCTTCATATGTTCTTATCTCTTTTTGTTCTTTTGTATCTACACTTATACCATTGTTTAAGTATGAGTTTGTAAAAGTTTGTGCAAATGTATAATTTACCAAAATCATAAAAATTAAACTACATTTAATTAGCCTCATTCATTACCCCCATTTGAATATTTATTTATTAATTCATCTACACTTACACCAAACTTTCTTTTTATCTCTTCTTTTGCTTCATCTTCCCCTTTTTTAGTATCCCAGAAATCAGTGTCACTTAGCTTTTTATAATCAATTTCATTTATATATTCTAAGTAATTAAATACTTTGTCATAAAATAAAGAAGTATTTATTCGCCCCGTATGGATAGTTTGTGCTTTTATTGTTTTTGTATCATCATCTTTTTTATACAAAATCACAAATGATGGACTTGTCAAAACATTTAATTCATTAAACTTTTCACTAGATATTTGTTTTTGAACTATATTCCATCTTTTTAAGTTATCTGCATAAATTAAATTCATAGTATCTTCAAATAAAGCTTTTGAAGCTTTATCTTTATAATAGAATTTATAATTTAACTCTGGTAGAGTAATTAATAAATCTGCAATTCCACTTACAGATACTATGTCAAGATTTATATTTAATCCAATAAATATATTAATCTCAAATTTATCTTTTATTGAATATAAATATTTTTTCTTAATTTCAGGTAGGAGCTTTGCATTTGCAACACCTTTTGAATCATCGAAACTAGACCTATTTAAACTCATTACCCCACTTTCATTTCCAAATTGCTCTTGGGCAAATTGTATTGC
Coding sequences within it:
- a CDS encoding conjugal transfer protein TraH, whose translation is MKNKIISFFIVLCLVANVFATDLKDMITDYRSSSGTWESPSTGTKYHYGGSYEFTFNGSNKFQPLITYETPSFKVGCNGVSLKGGFVGLLGLNEIKDQIKDAGASLAWGAMIALQYAVPALFDVFNKIRSWAATIQRMLQNACNIGTMLATSTISGNKAMQTVNNAINDNPISDTLQSGMTGLDGVFKEIDKFTNCSNLSTAPGPNGEISPAAKCMEKLGSTKPNPPKNSTNITAARFINTNIPIPDKSENKLFIDKLSNLLDNGKIDSTTVATGTDLAEFKNLIKITRVFFGDLAVDIDSYKSNVLAGTEAFEGKKGYEKGSYKISTKLIKDSLKKTASGDMKEQTPQKFKKIPAVISSAENAANALIYGIKKQTNTSNCGDGYCYIDDNTVYYYDFAESDDRHVGSGIVSDTTTSTKESLKLTWSGAYNESLKSIRTLVRKKTNIEPTYKTIYDDLKSTTIESNSFSTTIPLVVPNATRYVEIITKIEKVSNKETYLSAYLKNILAEQNSIQIARSLLNMLKGKISDLSQISGKVGDVLAFENDLLERKKAIEIEIDKIIDKSKDSKDLNEIFLSIEQELQNKKVRNF
- a CDS encoding SEL1-like repeat protein, whose amino-acid sequence is MRLIKCSLIFMILVNYTFAQTFTNSYLNNGISVDTKEQKEIRTYEDYMELESLLKKAITQGDQSKYFSLGALYLEDFPFKKADKEKAKIYLNKALNLGYGLASLALIEDYIMIGDLDNALLLLEKGLKGKNTDPNSKIVLAVTYNGIVLDYKFTNMPYVHKALDLTYPISQITNVSSLDFSIANLLNIAGNYEEAKKYLNTACNNPNVEPTIKNACDNSMGIKNNIKKSTECTTCGLGALK